A single Staphylococcus muscae DNA region contains:
- a CDS encoding DeoR/GlpR family DNA-binding transcription regulator: MLTDKRHALIIDVLGQHNFLSLQQLMDYTGSSASTIRRDLTKLQSEGLLTRVHGGAKLIDSGVEPELSIKRTQHIEEKIEIAKQAASLINDNDCVYLDAGSTTLEMIPYISATDITVVTNGLTHVESLLKQGIRTYIVGGEMKSTTMAVVGTRAVNFLRNYCFNKVFLGINGIDVATGLTTPDEREALMKEVAIQQSQQTYVLADASKFYQTHFATVKAVEPPIVITSELGRQRGKEILKTANIELLGG, encoded by the coding sequence ATGCTAACAGATAAGCGACATGCTTTGATTATTGATGTTTTAGGGCAACATAACTTTTTAAGTTTGCAGCAGTTGATGGATTATACGGGATCAAGTGCATCAACGATTCGTCGTGATTTGACGAAGCTTCAATCGGAAGGCTTACTGACACGTGTGCATGGTGGTGCAAAGTTGATAGATTCAGGAGTCGAGCCGGAATTATCAATCAAACGCACTCAGCATATTGAAGAAAAGATTGAGATTGCTAAACAAGCAGCTAGCCTGATCAATGATAATGATTGTGTGTATTTGGACGCCGGTTCAACAACACTAGAAATGATTCCTTATATTAGTGCAACAGATATCACAGTAGTGACGAATGGTTTAACACATGTTGAATCACTGTTGAAACAAGGAATTCGTACTTACATTGTCGGCGGTGAAATGAAATCGACAACGATGGCGGTTGTTGGGACCCGTGCTGTGAACTTTCTAAGAAACTACTGTTTCAACAAGGTGTTTCTTGGTATTAATGGGATTGATGTTGCAACGGGATTAACGACACCGGATGAGCGAGAAGCATTAATGAAAGAAGTAGCGATACAACAAAGTCAACAAACGTATGTGCTAGCGGATGCATCGAAGTTTTATCAAACGCATTTTGCGACGGTAAAGGCAGTAGAACCACCTATTGTGATTACATCGGAACTTGGTCGTCAGCGTGGCAAAGAAATATTAAAAACAGCAAATATAGAACTTCTAGGAGGATGA